Within Celeribacter marinus, the genomic segment CATATCCATGATGCCGATGGACGAAATATCGAGGATCGACGCCTTGCCCTTGAACTCAGGGTTCAACAGCTCGGTCCAGCTCTCAATCGGGCGGCCGATCAAGTCGGGACGGATGCCCAGCGTATCCGCGTTGTAAATCGTCGGGATCAAGGTCATCCAACCTGTTTCGCCCTCGGCGAATGTCGTGCCACCCGGACCATCGGTGAAGCCCACGGTGTGCGGTGCCGTGCCCTGTGCAATCACGCTTTCAGGGGTCAATTTTCCAGAACGGAACGTGCCAACGATCTTGTCGTAGTTGGCGATTTTGGAGGTATCCATCGCCTGAAGGTTGCCCGTGGGCCAGACCTTTTTACAGATCCAGTATTCGATATCGGCAATGTCGAAACTGTCGGGCTGTGTCGCTGCGCGCTGTGTCACGCTATCGGAGTCAAGCGCGGTCATTTCAAGGGTGAACCCAAGGTCTTCTTTCACCTTATTGGCCACATCGTTGAGGTTGGACACGCCCGTGCCAAACTGACGCAATTTGATATCTTTGATTTCTTGCGCCCACACCATGGGCGCAGGCAGGAGGGATGCAGTGGCAGCAGCGGCGCCACCTTTCAAAACAGCACGACGGCTATAACGCATTTTCGACATTGGATCGTCCTTTGTTGGTTGCTTTGAGGGGATTGATTTAGCCTAGGAGGCGGTGCAGCCGCCCCTCGTCCCATGCGAGCTTGACCGCATCGCCGGGGTTTTTTGGTGACTTGAAAAATGTGGCTTCAGGCACGAGGGCAAGCACCTCATCGCCCGATTGCATCCGCGCGTTCAGCGCGACATGGCCACCTTGATATTCAACGGTTGTGACGGTGGCAGGCAGTCCTTTGGCCCCCACTTTCACGTCATCCGCCCGCAGCGCGACCTTGCCGCCGTCCAGCGTGATGACATTGTGACCGCCCATAAAGCGGGCCACAAATTCGGTCTTTGGTGCACTCCACACATCGCGCGCAGGTCCGGCCTGCTCAATCACCGCGTTGTTCATCACCACCAACGTATCGCCAAGTGCGAGTGCCTCGTCCTGACCATGGGTGACGTGGATAAAGGTAATGCCAAGGGCGCGTTGCAGCTTCTTCAACTCGGCGCGCATCCGTACCCGTAAAAACGGATCAAGCGCGGAGAGCGGCTCGTCGAGTAACAAAACCTTTGGCTCGGTGATGAGCGCACGCGCCAATGCGACCCGTTGTTGTTGTCCCCCCGACAGTTGCGCAGGCAAACGATCGGCCAGCGCAGTCATATCGACGAGTTCCAATAGCGCATTGGCCTTGGCATGGCGCGCGATCTTGTCCATGCCTTTCATCCGCAGCGAGAAGGCCACGTTGTCGCGCACAGTGAGGTGTGGAAACAGCGCGTAGTTTTGGAACATCATCGCCGTGCCGCGTTTGGCAGGCGGCAGGTGCGACACGTCGAACCCGTCCAGAACCACGGAGCCGTCAGACAGGCTTTCGTGTCCTGCAATCATACGCAGCGTCGACGACTTGCCACAACCGGACGGACCCAAAAGGCACACGTAACTACCTGCTTTGAATTGATAATTGATACGGTCAACCGCGAGGGTTTCGCCGTATCTCTTGGTCATATTGATCAATTCAAGATCATATCCGGTGCTCATATCCGCTCCATCACGCTCAGCGCTGTGTGTTGTGTTGCTCCTTATGTTCACGCCACGCCGCCCCCAATCGACCAGCATTTGTGATGCATTTAGGTCCCAAAAACGGCCAATGACGCATTTTTGTGCAGCCGCAGCACGACTGTCCTCATATTTGCGCACATTATTGTATACAATCTTGCCGACAAGGCATCCTGCCCGATCTTGCTTGAACTATGCCGTGCGTGATTCCACTATCGAGACAGAGGATAAAACATGACCGAACCACTCACCGCGCCACCCACCGCAGACCAGCTGTTTGAAAAACTCGAACTGGCCATCCACGAGCACCAACTCGCCCCCGGAACCAAACTTGGTGAGGATGACATCGCAGAGATTTACGGGGTCAGCCGCACCACGGTGCGCGCCGCATTCCAATCGCTCTCACATCAGCGGCTGATCGAACACAAACGCAATCGCGGGGCTTTTGTCGCACAACCAACCGTCCAAGACGCCCGCGAGGTGTTTGAGGCCCGCGCCCTGTTGGAGCCGCGCACGGCCTACTCCGCCGCACAGCGTGCAACCCCCGACGATATCATCAAACTACAGGCGCATATCGACGCCGAACATACGGCACTTCATGCAGGTCAGCACGGCCACGCCCTATATCTGTCGGGACAATTTCACATCGAAATCGCGCGGATCGCCGACCAAGCCACGATTGCCGCGTTCATCACTCAATTGATATCGCGCTCGTCGCTCATCATTGCACTGTATTGGCAGCGGCGCGCGGCCATGTGCGAAAGCCATGCGCATGACGCTTTGATCGCCGCCCTTGCCAATCACGATGGCGCGCGGGCCGAGGAGTTGATGAAGAACCACCTGCTCGATCTGGTGACCTCTCTCGATTTGCGCAACAAAACCTCGGCGCCCCTCTCCCTCAAAGACGCACTCTCGCGCGCGCCGCGCTGATATGAGCCCCTCAAACATTTGCCTCCAAAGCAACTGGGTTTGTATTGTTCTTGGCGCTGAAGCGGCGTCTCCTACGTGCAAAGCCATACATGAATCTGCTTTTCGCAGCGCGAGACTAGATATCTATCCGCTTTCTTGATACTCACATCATAAGAACCAATGATAAACCCT encodes:
- a CDS encoding ABC transporter substrate-binding protein; its protein translation is MSKMRYSRRAVLKGGAAAATASLLPAPMVWAQEIKDIKLRQFGTGVSNLNDVANKVKEDLGFTLEMTALDSDSVTQRAATQPDSFDIADIEYWICKKVWPTGNLQAMDTSKIANYDKIVGTFRSGKLTPESVIAQGTAPHTVGFTDGPGGTTFAEGETGWMTLIPTIYNADTLGIRPDLIGRPIESWTELLNPEFKGKASILDISSIGIMDMAMVCEAMGEIQYGDKGNMTQEEINKTFAIFTEAKKNGQFRAFWKSFDESVNLMASGEVVIQSMWSPAITAVKSRGIPCVYQPLKEGYRSWGGGLGLSANLSGMELDAAYEYINWYLSGWVGGYLMRQGYYSAVPETSKEFMSENEWGYWFEGKAATGDITSPTGDVLATAGDLRDGGSFTDRMGSVACWNSVMDENQYMVRKWNEFIAA
- a CDS encoding ABC transporter ATP-binding protein, whose product is MSTGYDLELINMTKRYGETLAVDRINYQFKAGSYVCLLGPSGCGKSSTLRMIAGHESLSDGSVVLDGFDVSHLPPAKRGTAMMFQNYALFPHLTVRDNVAFSLRMKGMDKIARHAKANALLELVDMTALADRLPAQLSGGQQQRVALARALITEPKVLLLDEPLSALDPFLRVRMRAELKKLQRALGITFIHVTHGQDEALALGDTLVVMNNAVIEQAGPARDVWSAPKTEFVARFMGGHNVITLDGGKVALRADDVKVGAKGLPATVTTVEYQGGHVALNARMQSGDEVLALVPEATFFKSPKNPGDAVKLAWDEGRLHRLLG
- a CDS encoding GntR family transcriptional regulator gives rise to the protein MTEPLTAPPTADQLFEKLELAIHEHQLAPGTKLGEDDIAEIYGVSRTTVRAAFQSLSHQRLIEHKRNRGAFVAQPTVQDAREVFEARALLEPRTAYSAAQRATPDDIIKLQAHIDAEHTALHAGQHGHALYLSGQFHIEIARIADQATIAAFITQLISRSSLIIALYWQRRAAMCESHAHDALIAALANHDGARAEELMKNHLLDLVTSLDLRNKTSAPLSLKDALSRAPR